A stretch of Carnobacterium iners DNA encodes these proteins:
- the zwf gene encoding glucose-6-phosphate dehydrogenase — translation MSEEQSGGLIVLFGATGDLTSRMLLPALHQLYQRGLLSENFALIGAARTTMSDEAFQKYVKKSVENGPNFTKLNEAFLDHCRYLATDNTNIEDLKELRKKLKQLSKEFETPEEYIYYYSISPELYGETTNNIKKAQITELKGNHRVIVEKPVGDSLKAAKKYHHLFLDVFDEKNIYYMDHFPGMDFIQNILATRFFNPFIEGIWNNQFIENIQISLPENLSIGTRGNYYDKTGVLLDMFQNHLLQILSLVAMELPDKLTTESIHANKLAILKNLPLFTKEQVEKKVVRGQYKADSLGEFKSYRDEKNVPSDSNTDTYVAIELAIDTPRWKGVPFYLRTGKALIEDYTAIDILLKPTGKKALDVPTRLTFMAEPTQGFSLVLNQKTPNNKYEPLTTFIGPDRKTFKDKYIAHPYENMIHDALAGERIYFPTFPEIKEQWRITDSILSAWEQLPAPPFPNYQANTFGPLEAEELLTKNNHAWIKRI, via the coding sequence ATGTCAGAAGAACAAAGTGGAGGCTTAATAGTTTTATTTGGTGCTACGGGAGATTTAACTAGTCGCATGTTACTACCTGCTTTACATCAATTATATCAAAGAGGATTGCTTTCAGAAAACTTCGCTCTAATAGGTGCTGCACGTACAACTATGTCAGATGAAGCATTTCAAAAATACGTAAAGAAGTCTGTTGAAAATGGACCTAACTTTACGAAACTAAACGAGGCATTCTTAGACCATTGTCGTTATTTGGCTACGGATAATACAAATATTGAAGACTTAAAAGAGCTACGAAAAAAACTAAAACAATTATCAAAAGAATTTGAAACACCTGAAGAATATATCTATTACTACTCTATCTCACCTGAATTATACGGTGAAACAACCAATAATATTAAAAAAGCACAAATTACTGAATTAAAAGGAAATCACCGAGTTATTGTAGAAAAACCTGTTGGAGACAGTTTAAAGGCTGCAAAAAAGTACCACCATCTCTTTTTAGACGTCTTCGATGAAAAAAATATCTATTATATGGATCATTTTCCTGGAATGGATTTCATCCAAAATATTTTAGCTACACGGTTTTTCAATCCGTTTATTGAAGGTATATGGAACAACCAATTTATCGAAAATATTCAAATTTCCCTACCAGAAAACTTATCTATCGGAACACGTGGCAACTACTATGATAAAACCGGTGTCTTATTAGATATGTTTCAAAATCATTTGCTACAAATTTTGTCTTTAGTCGCTATGGAGTTACCGGATAAATTAACAACCGAGTCTATTCATGCTAACAAGTTAGCAATTTTAAAAAATTTACCACTATTTACAAAAGAACAAGTTGAAAAAAAAGTCGTTCGTGGACAATACAAAGCAGATAGCTTGGGAGAATTCAAGAGTTACCGTGATGAGAAAAACGTCCCCAGTGACAGTAATACAGATACGTATGTAGCAATAGAATTAGCTATTGATACACCTCGGTGGAAAGGTGTACCCTTTTATTTGCGAACAGGAAAAGCTTTAATAGAAGACTACACCGCAATTGATATCTTATTGAAGCCAACTGGCAAAAAAGCTTTAGATGTGCCTACAAGACTAACTTTTATGGCCGAACCTACACAAGGTTTTTCTCTAGTTTTAAATCAAAAAACGCCAAATAATAAATACGAACCCTTGACTACCTTTATCGGTCCTGATAGAAAGACATTCAAAGACAAATACATTGCCCACCCTTACGAAAATATGATTCATGATGCTTTAGCTGGGGAGCGAATCTATTTTCCAACTTTTCCAGAAATCAAAGAACAATGGCGCATTACAGACAGTATTCTATCCGCTTGGGAGCAACTACCAGCACCTCCTTTTCCAAATTATCAAGCAAATACATTTGGTCCACTTGAAGCTGAAGAATTGCTGACTAAAAATAATC
- a CDS encoding AEC family transporter, with the protein MGAVLTQAISFLLVILAAYLFKVANILEGKDGRTISKIILNLTLPATIIIGFNSVELNKILFIMIGLGLSANIIFITFGGLIWRKRKTSDQALMIFSQGGYNIGNFTIPFVQGFFPQAIPFIGSFDTGNALMLFGGTPILADKLTGQNRGARGIGEVVFRLFRSPTFTTYIIMILLALINITIPENILSVVKLFASGNAFLSMFMIGLYLELTISRSDLKKVAQLLFTRYTIGISFALVSYFLLPLPEIVRLSLVLLALAPIATVSTINMVVYGNKESLSGFLSSASIILSLLFMTLALALIM; encoded by the coding sequence ATGGGAGCTGTACTTACACAAGCGATTAGTTTTTTATTAGTTATTCTAGCAGCGTATCTTTTCAAAGTTGCGAATATATTAGAAGGAAAAGATGGACGTACCATTTCAAAAATTATATTGAACTTAACTTTACCCGCAACAATCATTATTGGGTTTAACTCAGTAGAATTAAATAAGATATTATTCATTATGATAGGATTAGGATTATCGGCTAATATTATCTTTATAACGTTTGGAGGACTTATTTGGCGTAAAAGAAAAACGTCTGATCAAGCGTTGATGATCTTCAGTCAAGGTGGATACAATATTGGGAATTTTACAATTCCATTTGTACAAGGTTTCTTCCCGCAAGCTATTCCATTTATTGGAAGTTTTGATACAGGAAATGCGTTAATGCTTTTTGGAGGGACTCCTATTCTAGCAGATAAACTTACTGGCCAAAATCGTGGCGCGAGAGGGATCGGAGAAGTTGTTTTCCGACTTTTTCGTTCTCCAACTTTTACAACGTATATTATCATGATTCTATTAGCATTAATTAATATCACTATTCCAGAAAATATTCTTTCAGTAGTTAAATTATTCGCTAGTGGCAATGCCTTTTTATCTATGTTTATGATTGGTCTGTATTTAGAACTTACTATTTCTCGAAGCGATTTAAAAAAAGTAGCACAGCTTCTTTTCACACGTTATACTATCGGAATTTCATTTGCACTAGTCTCTTACTTTTTACTGCCTTTACCAGAGATTGTTCGTTTATCTTTAGTTCTTTTAGCACTTGCTCCAATAGCTACGGTTTCTACAATTAACATGGTCGTTTATGGCAATAAAGAATCTCTTTCTGGCTTTTTATCTTCCGCTAGTATTATTCTTTCATTGCTATTTATGACACTTGCTCTTGCTTTGATTATGTAA